The region ATTTCATTCTCGTCTTCATCCCCATCATCGGGATTCTCTTGTTTTTGAATACGGACCACCTTGCCGTTACTACAAATGGACGTATATTCCATTTGAGACTCATCAATAATAGCACCTTCGCGTTCAACAGAGCATAACAGAGAGCCACCCGCTTTCAGCCGCTTGTACCAAATACCACCCATGCAAACAAAGCCCGTGTCAGAGCCGTAATACGAACTTTTAGAGTTCTTGGCAGAATAAACAGGCGATTTACTGCCTCTACAAGTACCAAGACCATAAACTTCAGACCAAAAATCATTTATATACCTTTCATACGTCACCTTTCTCGAAGCAAGGTCTTTTTTCCAACCTAGAACATTTTGGCAGATTGAACCAAGTTCCCCTTCAAAATATTTTTTTTGTGCCTCGTCCGCAATTTTTGCCTTAGCAGTCTCGTTGTCCCACTTTCCGTCTTTCTTGATATCCGTAGCTAAATCGTTCAAGAATCCAGCCATTTTGCTTTCACCACCATAGCAAAGTGAGAGTACGCTAACAGCAAGCAACTCCGCACTTGCATCATCACCGACAATATTTAAGCCCTCAAAATTTGCAAACGAGCCCTCAATGCCAAACGCCGCCAAGACATCAACCTCTGCCTGCGTCTTAGCCGCAAAGAAACTGTATCCCTTTTCGACCAAGTAAGGAATGCGTTCATATTCCAAGTGCGTAAGCACATTCACACTCACCGTATCGCGATCACTCAAGTCGACCAAAGCTTTCAAGGTGACACTGTCATCAGCGGCAACTTCAAACAGGGCGTAAGGACTCGATAGAGTCACCCCCGTCACAACGAACGAGCCGGCTTCATCTGACAGGAATTTTCCCTCAAAATATTCGCCAGTCTGGGCAAAGGTTTCTGCATCCAGTTCATAAACCTTGACCGCACTTCCAGCACGGTACGGTCCATTCAATGCAAAGCCGAAAATAGTCTTGTTCTCGATCGCTGCCATATATTCAGAACTGCTTGATGCAGTCTCTTTGGCAGACGAAACGCCCTTGCTGCTAGATGAAGACTTCACCTTAGCGCTGCTACTAGAGTAAACATCTTCAACATCATCAACAGGCGCCTCGATAGATGTTTCAGACACCAAACTGCGATCATCCCCGCAAGCGGCAAGCAAAACAATAAAGCACAAAAAAACGAACCATTTTGTATAAGCCATAGTCAACGCCTTTCCCGCCTTATTCGTCTTTGAGGCAGCGAACAGAAAAAGCCGATTGCCTAGTAGCGTAATGAGGCCAACCGTCTAAAAAGGTATTTTCGTAATCAGGTGTTATAGACAACTCATTTCTATACAATTGCACAACATATACATAGAGTTCATTATATTCAGTAGAGGTTACAAAATACGCAACACTGCCAGCATGGTTGTATTCAGTTGCACGATAACCTTCAATATGCCATCCTCCAGCAGGCACGGCAGAAAAGCCAACCTTATCCAAGCCCGAAAGCGAATATTCCGTCTTCCAACCGCTAGTAGCCTTGAACATATCGGCCAAAGATTCCTTTTCATTGTCACGTAAGAGCATCACGGTCGAGAACAACGTATCAAATTCCGTCTTTGAAGGCAAATGCCAACCTTCGGGGCAAACCTGCTTAGCCTCGTCCCATGTATAAAGGCGTCCGCCCGCTTCGCAATTTTCAGGAATATCATCGTAGCAAAGTCCAATTCCGTTCCCCCCATAATTCAGGTTTTCCGCCATCCAGACTTGGCCACCGATATTCGTAGTCCTGTATCTTTTGCCGTCGCGATTGTCCGTCATAATTCCATAATTAATATCCGGATTAAAATGGAATTCCTTCGGTATGCCAAAGCTCCAACTCATAAAATCCACCCAGCCCTCAGTCGTGCAGTAATACTTGTTGGTAACCGTGTCTATTCCGGCAATAATCCGGCCTACATCTCCGCTTTCGCATTTATTATCGCGCCTAATGAAATCTATTTCGTGAGCTTTATCCCAGAAACATCCATTAAATCCTTGCGCCTCATCTACATAATGCATACAAACATAATAAGAATTATCCTTGGGGTTCAAAGCGACTTCACCTTCGCGTTTACGCGTACATCCAAGTTGAAGAGTTGTATCGTACTCTTCAGCATAATCCCACATGTTTAAGAATTCATCATACTTATAAAAAGCACCAGTCGAGTCTCCTTTCCGCAGTTCACCGTCTTCTCCAGCACCCCATCCAAACGTATTCACAATACGGGCATCAGCACCAAACCATACGCCACCTAAACAAAGGGACCATGAATAATCCCCCTTGCGAATGGTCCCTTCAACGTCACACTCTTCATAACAGTTACTTAAACCATTAGACCTACATTTAATCAT is a window of uncultured Fibrobacter sp. DNA encoding:
- a CDS encoding FISUMP domain-containing protein, translated to ACGGDMVIEKSFDASAEEPADDEDSSNSSDKEKSSDSKNYSSSKEASSSSSEPTEENKGKTIYGAAQKGPFLAQSVVKIYELKKKTLAKTGNVFSGEVGSDGRFEVPNVELSSPYALLEVKGRFRNELMGNVSSNEIILRALVNLEGRDEVNVNLLTHLTYERILYLVGTGVDFATAKKQAESEILRAFYIDDKFENFEDMNIFGDSEESGALLAISVLVLSYYSDAKLAEFLESFAADFKKDGTWDDKTTGYNVRIRYEFMSDDVERIYNNIVDWKIGSVPKFGKYIRMIKCRSNGLSNCYEECDVEGTIRKGDYSWSLCLGGVWFGADARIVNTFGWGAGEDGELRKGDSTGAFYKYDEFLNMWDYAEEYDTTLQLGCTRKREGEVALNPKDNSYYVCMHYVDEAQGFNGCFWDKAHEIDFIRRDNKCESGDVGRIIAGIDTVTNKYYCTTEGWVDFMSWSFGIPKEFHFNPDINYGIMTDNRDGKRYRTTNIGGQVWMAENLNYGGNGIGLCYDDIPENCEAGGRLYTWDEAKQVCPEGWHLPSKTEFDTLFSTVMLLRDNEKESLADMFKATSGWKTEYSLSGLDKVGFSAVPAGGWHIEGYRATEYNHAGSVAYFVTSTEYNELYVYVVQLYRNELSITPDYENTFLDGWPHYATRQSAFSVRCLKDE
- a CDS encoding FISUMP domain-containing protein, which produces MAYTKWFVFLCFIVLLAACGDDRSLVSETSIEAPVDDVEDVYSSSSAKVKSSSSSKGVSSAKETASSSSEYMAAIENKTIFGFALNGPYRAGSAVKVYELDAETFAQTGEYFEGKFLSDEAGSFVVTGVTLSSPYALFEVAADDSVTLKALVDLSDRDTVSVNVLTHLEYERIPYLVEKGYSFFAAKTQAEVDVLAAFGIEGSFANFEGLNIVGDDASAELLAVSVLSLCYGGESKMAGFLNDLATDIKKDGKWDNETAKAKIADEAQKKYFEGELGSICQNVLGWKKDLASRKVTYERYINDFWSEVYGLGTCRGSKSPVYSAKNSKSSYYGSDTGFVCMGGIWYKRLKAGGSLLCSVEREGAIIDESQMEYTSICSNGKVVRIQKQENPDDGDEDENEIRNGEDGELREGDKKFDEILGRWVDANEEDYTLMLDGCTFKRHGEISKSPKDGAYYYCDSCPDAILWYNNGAAPGEPPSWRKAVDVDFVRRDEKCEAGDVGRIIERADSVTGSFYCTVNGWTNLKDWSYDVPNEFRFNPDIDYGTLTDDRDGKKYKTVKIGDQVWMAENLNYAGPNDDISRCYEDMPVTCEAGGRLYSLSVADTVCPSGWHLPKKEEFEILLTTVGGIDKASNELRSISGWTNDYSGSDAYGFSAVPTGGALIESNHGSFFSYSGYNAYFFSSDGYVFSIHLWAGTTISGKGGAVNDPNEALLPVRCLKDAE